The following are from one region of the Nicotiana tomentosiformis chromosome 7, ASM39032v3, whole genome shotgun sequence genome:
- the LOC138895348 gene encoding uncharacterized protein produces the protein MGRIENMFKQMMEKNADSDAQLASHNTSIRNLEVQMGQISQALNSHPKGALPSDTMVNPKVQENDEVRIDIDDTVEETQEEVNTSREHVIDIPESVVQKAKAPLPKQPPQYHQRLTKQNSENQLKKFIERMKSILINVPLVEALEQMPGYTKFKKDFVTKK, from the exons atgggccgtattgagaacatgttcaagcaaatgatggagaagaacgCCGATTCTGATgctcaacttgcttcacacaacacatcgatccgtaACTTGGAAGTGCAAATGggacaaatctctcaagctttaaattctcatcctaagggggcactaccaagtgacacgatggtgaacccgaagg TGCAAGAaaatgatgaagtgcggattgatattgatgacacggtggaagagactcaagaggaagtgaacacGTCTAGGGagcatgtgattgacataccagaatcggtagtgcaaaaggctaaggcaccattgcctaagcaaCCTCCTCAATATCATCAAAGGCTCACCAAGCAAAATAGCGAGAATCAATTAAAAAAGTTCATTGAGAGGATGAAGAGTATCttgataaatgtgccattagttgaagccttggagcaaatgcccggataCACAAAATTTAAGAAGGACTTCGTGACAAAGAAGTGa